The following are encoded in a window of Perca flavescens isolate YP-PL-M2 chromosome 24, PFLA_1.0, whole genome shotgun sequence genomic DNA:
- the LOC114550999 gene encoding tubulin alpha chain, with product MQQQQPTFAPAKRKFKPPLWLRLLGKYKSTSSSCRSSLLPSATDSSTSERRSKKNSQKMRECISMHVGQAGAQMGNACWELYCLEHGIQPDGQMPSDKTIGGGDDSFNTFFSETGAGKHVPRAVFVDLEPTVIDEVRTGTYRQLFHPEQLITGKEDAANNYARGHYTVGKEIIDLVLDRTRKLADQCTGLQGFLIFHSFGGGTGSGFTSLLMERLSVDYGKKSKLEFAVYPAPQVSTAVVEPYNSILTTHTTLEHSDCAFMVDNEAIYDICRRNLDIERPTYTNLNRLIGQIVSSITASLRFDGALNVDLTEFQTNLVPYPRIHFPLATYAPVISAEKAYHEQLSVADITNACFEPANQMVKCDPRHGKYMACCLLYRGDVVPKDVNSAIATIKTKRTIQFVDWCPTGFKVGINYQPPTVVPGGDLAKVQRAVCMLSNTTAIAEAWARLDHKFDLMYAKRAFVHWYVGEGMEEGEFSEAREDMAALEKDYEEVGTDSVGEEDEGEEY from the exons atgcagcagcagcagccaacgTTCGCTCCCGCCAAGAGAAAATTCAAACCGCCACTTTGGCTCCGCCTCCTGGGAAAGTATAAAAGCACGAGCTCCAGCTGCCGCTCCTCACTACTGCCTTCAGCCACCGATTCTTCAACGTCGGAAAGaaggagcaaaaaaaacagCCAGAAAATG CGTGAGTGTATTTCTATGCATGTCGGCCAGGCCGGAGCCCAGATGGGCAATGCCTGCTGGGAGCTCTACTGCCTGGAGCACGGCATCCAGCCGGATGGTCAGATGCCCAGTGACAAGACCATCGGAGGAGGAGACGACTCCTTCAACACCTTCTTCAGTGAGACTGGAGCTGGCAAACATGTTCCCAGAGCTGTCTTTGTGGACTTGGAGCCAACAGTCATCG ATGAGGTCCGTACAGGAACATACCGCCAGCTCTTCCACCCCGAGCAGCTGATCACCGGAAAGGAAGACGCAGCCAACAACTACGCTCGTGGTCACTACACAGTCGGCAAGGAGATCATCGACCTGGTTCTTGACAGGACTCGCAAACTG GCTGACCAGTGCACAGGGCTCCAAGGGTTCCTCATCTTCCACTCCTTCGGAGGAGGAACCGGCTCTGGCTTCACCTCTCTGCTGATGGAGCGTCTCTCTGTTGATTACGGCAAAAAGTCCAAACTGGAGTTTGCCGTTTACCCAGCCCCCCAGGTGTCCACCGCCGTGGTGGAGCCCTACAACTCCATCCTGACCACCCACACCACCCTGGAGCACTCCGACTGTGCCTTCATGGTGGACAATGAGGCCATCTACGACATCTGCCGCAGGAACCTGGACATCGAGCGCCCCACCTACACCAACCTCAACAGGCTGATTGGACAGATCGTCTCCTCCATCACCGCCTCCCTGCGCTTCGACGGCGCCTTGAACGTGGACCTGACGGAGTTCCAGACCAACCTGGTGCCCTACCCTCGTATCCATTTCCCTCTGGCCACCTACGCCCCGGTTATCTCCGCAGAGAAGGCCTATCACGAGCAGCTATCAGTGGCTGACATCACCAACGCCTGCTTCGAGCCCGCCAATCAGATGGTGAAATGCGACCCTCGCCACGGCAAGTACATGGCCTGCTGTCTCCTGTACCGCGGTGATGTAGTGCCCAAAGATGTCAACTCTGCCATCGCCACCATCAAAACAAAGCGCACCATCCAGTTTGTGGACTGGTGTCCCACAGGCTTCAAGGTGGGCATCAACTACCAGCCTCCCACTGTGGTTCCTGGAGGAGACCTGGCCAAGGTGCAGCGGGCCGTGTGCATGCTGAGCAACACCACCGCCATCGCCGAGGCCTGGGCTCGCCTCGACCACAAGTTTGACCTGATGTACGCCAAGAGGGCCTTCGTCCACTGGTACGTTGGAgaggggatggaggagggagagttcTCGGAGGCCAGAGAGGACATGGCTGCCCTGGAGAAGGATTACGAAGAGGTGGGCACTGACAGCGTCGGGGAggaggatgaaggagaagaGTATTAG
- the LOC114551034 gene encoding tubulin alpha-1A chain, with amino-acid sequence MRECISVHVGQAGAQIGNACWELYCLEHGIQPDGQMPSDKTIGGGDDSFNTFFSETGAGKHVPRAVFVDLEPTVIDEVRTGTYRQLFHPEQLITGKEDAANNYARGHYTIGKEIIDLVLDRIRKLADQCTGLQGFLIFHSFGGGTGSGFTSLLMERLSVDYGKKSKLEFAIYPAPQVSTAVVEPYNSILTTHTTLEHSDCAFMVDNEAIYDICRRNLDIERPTYTNLNRLIGQIVSSITASLRFDGALNVDLTEFQTNLVPYPRIHFPLATYAPVISAEKAYHEQLSVAEITNACFEPANQMVKCDPRHGKYMACCLLYRGDVVPKDVNSAIATIKTKRTIQFVDWCPTGFKVGINYQPPTVVPGGDLAKVQRAVCMLSNTTAIAEAWARLDHKFDLMYAKRAFVHWYVGEGMEEGEFSEAREDMAALEKDYEEVGTDSVGDEGEEEGEEY; translated from the exons atg CGTGAATGTATCTCCGTCCATGTTGGCCAAGCTGGAGCTCAGATAGGCAATGCCTGCTGGGAGCTCTACTGCCTGGAGCATGGCATCCAGCCGGATGGTCAGATGCCCAGTGACAAGACCATCGGAGGAGGAGACGACTCCTTCAACACCTTCTTCAGTGAGACTGGAGCTGGCAAACATGTTCCCAGAGCTGTCTTTGTGGACTTGGAGCCAACAGTCATTG ATGAGGTCCGTACAGGAACATACCGCCAGCTCTTCCATCCTGAGCAGCTGATCACCGGAAAGGAAGACGCAGCCAACAACTACGCTCGTGGTCACTACACCATCGGCAAGGAGATCATCGACCTGGTTCTTGACAGGATTCGTAAACTG GCTGACCAGTGCACAGGGCTCCAAGGGTTCCTCATCTTCCACTCCTTCGGAGGAGGAACCGGCTCTGGCTTCACCTCTCTGCTGATGGAGCGTCTCTCTGTTGATTACGGCAAAAAGTCCAAACTCGAGTTTGCCATCTACCCAGCCCCCCAGGTGTCCACCGCCGTGGTGGAGCCCTACAACTCCATCCTGACCACCCACACCACCCTGGAGCACTCCGACTGCGCCTTCATGGTGGACAATGAGGCCATCTACGACATCTGCCGCAGGAACCTGGACATCGAGCGCCCCACCTACACCAACCTCAACAGGCTGATTGGACAGATCGTCTCCTCCATCACCGCCTCCCTGCGCTTCGACGGCGCCTTGAACGTGGACCTGACGGAGTTCCAGACCAACCTGGTGCCCTACCCTCGTATCCATTTCCCTCTGGCCACCTACGCCCCGGTTATCTCCGCAGAGAAGGCCTATCACGAGCAGCTATCAGTGGCTGAGATCACAAACGCCTGCTTCGAGCCCGCCAATCAGATGGTGAAATGCGACCCTCGCCACGGCAAGTACATGGCCTGCTGTCTCCTGTACCGCGGTGATGTAGTGCCCAAAGATGTCAACTCTGCCATCGCCACCATCAAAACAAAGCGCACCATCCAGTTTGTGGACTGGTGTCCCACAGGCTTCAAGGTGGGCATCAACTACCAGCCTCCCACTGTGGTTCCTGGAGGAGACCTGGCCAAGGTGCAGCGGGCCGTGTGCATGCTGAGCAACACCACCGCCATCGCCGAGGCCTGGGCTCGCCTCGACCACAAGTTTGACCTGATGTACGCCAAGAGGGCCTTCGTCCACTGGTACGTCGGAgaggggatggaggagggagagttcTCGGAGGCCAGAGAGGACATGGCTGCCCTGGAGAAGGATTACGAAGAGGTGGGCACTGACAGCGTCGGGGacgaaggagaggaagagggcgAGGAatattaa
- the LOC114551035 gene encoding tubulin alpha-1A chain, with product MGNACWELYCLEHGIQPDGQMPSDKTIGGGDDSFNTFFSETGAGKHVPRSVFVDLEPTVIDEVRTGTYRQLFHPEQLITGKEDAANNYARGHYTIGKEIIDLVLDRIRKLADQCTGLQGFLIFHSFGGGTGSGFTSLLMERLSVDYGKKSKLEFAVYPAPQVSTAVVEPYNSILTTHTTLEHSDCAFMVDNEAIYDICRRNLDIERPTYTNLNRLIGQIVSSITASLRFDGALNVDLTEFQTNLVPYPRIHFPLATYAPVISAEKAYHEQLTVADITNACFEPANQMVKCDPRHGKYMACCLLYRGDVVPKDVNSAIATIKTKRTIQFVDWCPTGFKVGINYQPPTVVPGGDLAKVQRAVCMLSNTTAIAEAWARLDHKFDLMYAKRAFVHWYVGEGMEEGEFSEAREDMAALEKDYEEVGTDSVGDEGEEEY from the exons ATGGGAAATGCATGCTGGGAGCTCTACTGCCTGGAGCATGGCATCCAGCCCGATGGTCAGATGCCCAGTGACAAGACCATCGGAGGAGGAGACGACTCCTTCAACACCTTCTTCAGTGAGACTGGAGCTGGCAAACACGTTCCCAGATCAGTCTTTGTGGACTTGGAGCCAACAGTCATTG atGAGGTCCGTACAGGAACATACCGCCAGCTCTTCCATCCTGAGCAGCTGATCACCGGAAAGGAAGACGCAGCCAACAACTACGCTCGTGGTCACTACACCATCGGCAAGGAGATCATCGACCTGGTTCTTGACAGGATTCGTAAACTG GCTGACCAGTGCACAGGGCTCCAAGGGTTCCTCATCTTCCACTCCTTCGGAGGAGGAACCGGCTCTGGCTTCACCTCTCTGCTGATGGAGCGTCTCTCTGTTGATTACGGCAAAAAGTCCAAACTCGAGTTTGCCGTCTACCCAGCCCCCCAGGTGTCCACCGCTGTGGTGGAGCCCTACAACTCCATCCTGACCACCCACACCACCCTGGAGCACTCCGACTGCGCCTTCATGGTGGACAATGAGGCCATCTACGACATCTGCCGCAGGAACCTGGACATCGAGCGCCCCACCTACACCAACCTCAACAGGCTGATTGGACAGATCGTCTCCTCCATCACCGCCTCCCTGCGCTTCGACGGCGCCTTGAACGTGGACCTGACGGAGTTCCAGACCAACCTGGTGCCCTACCCTCGTATCCATTTCCCTCTGGCCACCTACGCCCCGGTTATCTCCGCAGAGAAGGCCTATCACGAGCAGCTCACTGTGGCTGACATCACCAACGCCTGCTTCGAGCCCGCCAATCAGATGGTGAAATGCGACCCTCGCCACGGCAAGTACATGGCCTGCTGTCTCCTGTACCGCGGTGATGTAGTGCCCAAAGACGTCAACTCTGCCATCGCCACCATCAAAACAAAGCGCACCATCCAGTTTGTGGACTGGTGTCCCACAGGCTTCAAGGTGGGCATCAACTACCAGCCTCCCACTGTGGTTCCTGGAGGAGACCTGGCCAAGGTGCAGCGGGCCGTGTGCATGCTGAGCAACACCACCGCCATCGCCGAGGCCTGGGCTCGCCTCGACCACAAGTTTGACCTGATGTACGCCAAGAGGGCCTTCGTCCACTGGTACGTCGGAgaggggatggaggagggagagttcTCGGAGGCCAGAGAGGACATGGCTGCCCTGGAGAAGGATTACGAAGAGGTGGGCACTGACAGCGTCGGGGACGAAGGAGAGGAAGAGTACTAA
- the ptprnb gene encoding receptor-type tyrosine-protein phosphatase-like N, protein MRSSRLWAALCLLLTASCRLCAAGRHGCLFEKNLCPRDQLCNDDGLFGQCQAPRQEPVQYQVSVPVLHRLQEVLKDLMVQGLTWKDDVTQAIIGQELSRVPTVGSKPHEKSPNQLSRLSGPSQRRFQGPKDPADPEMMQQYGQDYMILDPSRSAVHMQTPLLDPYTYNQQQYGYQEEEERSLNSLDDNPAFPLLAAPARSRSRGNPLDRDRQLLQDLLSFYLTSPSSSSSSSSSSSSPVQSLSRHRGAVAAAAAAGFPSSLSASSSSFFPELDFPLDYGENYVSQVARLSKQQQEQQEQEQLALLLDHYGLDVKDLSPEQKDDLPAAVKQLQLDSSYGHKLTKEEYGKNAATGKKVIEGSMAYKTMAPEAPPSTNKPPKPGGAQKDSTPAVTVHRDNPRKGEVAAQAEKYGYIVTNQSPLVLNDGVRVLQLLSERIGLSTGSFINISVVGPAITFRIRPNSKNLTAADVAEKAIAEKNFLESETGLKVLQSGVGERNDGKSMPLATRLQPSGSRAVFATLVAMACIGSILVAAMTVACLRHHAHRLAVKKLGLGPEGGTFNHQEYQDLCRQHMASKGAFGRLEAAALGAVGGASGGGGGAGAGGGAGAGVGGAAGGGGADSRVSSVSSQFSDGAQPSPSSHSSTPSWCEEPAQANMDISTGHMILAYMEDHLRNKDRLMKEWEALCSYQAEPSTVSVAQSDANAKKNRCPDSVPYDHSRVKLKAEVNPSRSDYINASTIIEHDPRMPAYIATQGPLSHTISDFWQMVWENGCTVIVMMTALVEDGEKQCDRYWPDEGSSLYHIYEVNLVSEHIWCNDFLVRSFYLKNVQTQETRTLTQFHFLSWPAQGIPTSTRPLLDFRRKVNKCYRGRSCPIIVHCSDGTGRSGTYILIDMVLNRMAKGVKEIDIAATLEHVRDQRPGMVRTKDQFEFALTAVAEEVNAILKALPQ, encoded by the exons GTTGTTTGTTTGAAAAGAATCTCTGTCCGAGAGATCAGCTGTGCAACGATG ACGGTTTGTTCGGACAGTGCCAGGCTCCTCGCCAGGAGCCCGTCCAGTACCAGGTGTCTGTCCCCGTCCTGCACAGACTGCAGGAAGTCCTCAAAGACCTGATGGTGCAAG GTCTGACCTGGAAAGACGATGTCACCCAGGCAATCATCGGCCAAGAGTTGAGCCGCGTCCCCACGGTCGGCTCCAAACCTCATGAGAAGTCACCAAACCA GTTGTCCAGACTGTCGGGTCCCAGTCAGCGGAGGTTTCAGGGCCCCAAGGATCCAGCTGACCCCGAGATGATGCAGCAGTACGGACAGGACTACATGATCCTGGACCCGTCCCGGTCCGCAGTCCACATGCAGACGCCCCTGCTGGACCCTTACACCTACAACCAG cagcagtACGGCtaccaggaggaggaggagcgctCGCTCAACTCTCTGGACGATAACCCAGCCTTCCCGCTGCTCGCCGCGCCTGCTCGCTCCAGGTCCCGAGGAAACCCtttggacagagacagacagctcCTCCAGGACCTGCTGTCCTTTTACCTCACCTCCCCTtcgtcttcctcttcttcctcctcttcctcttcctcccctgtGCAGTCCCTGTCCCGCCACAGAGGGGCGGTAGCAGCCGCAGCAGCTGCAGGATTTCCCTCTTCGCTGTCCGCCTCGTCCTCCTCTTTCTTCCCGGAGCTGGACTTCCCGCTTGACTACGGCGAGAACTACGTTTCCCAGGTGGCTCGGCTCAGCAAGCAGCAAcaggagcagcaggagcaggagca GCTGGCTCTGCTGCTGGATCACTACGGCCTGGATGTTAAGGACTTGTCCCCCGAGCAGAAAGACGACCTGCCGGCCGCCGTCAAGCAGCTGCAGCTGGACAGCTCCTACGGCCACAAACTGACCAAAG AGGAATATGGGAAGAATGCTGCCACAGGAAAGAAG GTCATAGAGGGTTCAATGGCGTATAAGACTATGGCCCCCGAGGCTCCGCCCTCCACCAATAAGCCCCCCAAACCTGGAGGAGCCCAGAAAGACTCGACCCCCGCTGTCACAGTCCACCGGGACAATCCGAGGAAAGGTGAAGTGGCGGCCCAGGCCGAGAAGTACGGCTACATCGTCACCAATCAGAG CCCCCTTGTACTGAACGACGGTGTGCGagtgctgcagctgctgtcagAGAGGATTGGCCTCTCCACCGGCTCCTTCATCAACATTAG CGTTGTGGGACCTGCGATCACCTTCAGGATCAGACCCAACTCCAAGAACCTGACGGCTGCAGATGTGGCAGAGAAAGCCA TTGCAGAGAAGAACTTCCTGGAGTCTGAGACGGGCCTGAAGGTGCTGCAGAGCGGTGTGGGAGAG AGGAATGATGGGAAGTCGATGCCCCTGGCGACCCGCCTCCAGCCGAGCGGCTCCCGCGCGGTCTTCGCCACGCTGGTGGCCATGGCCTGCATCGGCAGCATCCTGGTGGCAGCCATGACCGTCGCCTGCCTGCGACACCACGCCCACCGTCTGGCAGTCAAGAAGCTGGGTCTGGGACCAGAGGGGGGCACTTTCAACCACCAGGAGTACCAG GACCTGTGTCGCCAGCACATGGCGTCCAAAGGCGCCTTTGGGCGTCTGGAAGCAGCTGCCCTCGGCGCCGTGGGAGGAGcgagcggaggaggaggaggtgcggGAGCAGGAGGAGGTGCTGGCGCAGGAgttggaggagcagcaggaggcgGGGGAGCCGACTCGAGGGTGAGCAGCGTGTCGTCCCAGTTCAGCGACGGAGCCCAGCCCAGTCCCAGCTCCCACAGCAGCACGCCGTCGTGGTGCGAGGAGCCGGCCCAGGCCAACATGGACATCTCCACCGGACACATGATACTG GCCTACATGGAGGACCACCTGAGGAACAAGGACCGCCTGATGAAGGAGTGGGAGGCTCTGTGCTCCTACCAGGCCGAGCCCAGCACCGTCTCTGTGGCTCAGAGCGACGCCAACGCCAAGAAGAACCGCTGCCCTGACTCTGTCCCCT ATGACCACTCGAGGGTGAAGCTGAAAGCGGAGGTCAACCCTTCACGCTCCGACTACATCAACGCCAGCACCATA ATTGAGCACGACCCCCGGATGCCGGCCTACATCGCCACCCAAGGGCCCCTGTCACACACCATCTCCGACTTCTGGCAG aTGGTGTGGGAGAACGGCTGCACCGTGATTGTGATGATGACCGCTCTGGTGGAGGACGGAGAGAAGCAGTGCGACCGCTACTGGCCCGACGAGGGGTCGTCCCTCTACCACATCTATGAG GTGAACCTGGTGTCGGAGCACATCTGGTGTAACGACTTCCTGGTGCGAAGCTTCTACCTGAAGAACGTGCAGACGCAGGAGACCCGGACACTCACCCAGTTCCACTTCCTCAGCTGGCCGGCGCAGGGCATCCCCACCTCCACACGCCCGCTGCTGGACTTCCGCAG GAAGGTGAATAAGTGCTACCGAGGCCGCTCCTGCCCCATCATCGTGCACTGCAG TGACGGTACCGGCCGCTCTGGCACTTACATCCTGATCGACATGGTCCTCAACCGTATGGCTAAAG GGGTGAAAGAGATCGACATCGCTGCGACGCTGGAGCACGTCCGAGACCAGCGGCCCGGGATGGTCCGCACCAAG GACCAGTTTGAGTTTGCCCTGACAGCCGTTGCTGAGGAGGTCAACGCCATCCTCAAAGCTCTGCCCCAGTGA